A segment of the Bos taurus isolate L1 Dominette 01449 registration number 42190680 breed Hereford chromosome 19, ARS-UCD2.0, whole genome shotgun sequence genome:
ATCTGGTGGCCTGGATTCTGGGAGAGGAGGGGGGTAGCAGAGAGAATAGAATGAGCTACCCTGGGGTGGAGAGAAGAGCAGCTGGCAAGCTCCTTTTACCTGCTGTTGCCATGAACCCTCCAGAATTGAGGCCCTTTTGGGAAAAAACAGGGCTAAGAGGTGCCACCTGTTCTCTTAAAAGGGTGATGCTGAAGGTGGAGGCCAgccttcttcctttttctgattCTCCATAGGCTGAAAGGGTGCTTCAGGAAGGACGTGCGTAGGGATGAGAAGAGAGGAAGATAAGGGACCATCAAGCCATTCCTGGAAGCCAAGAAACTTGCTGACACCAGCCCTTCTCTATAGCTGTGATTTGGGGTACCACTGTCATGTAGGGgtccacaggattttcctttcttctcatgtTGAGTgccctaggggcttccctggtggctcagacggtaaagaatctgcctgcaatgtgggagacccaggttggatccctgggttgggaagatcccctggagaagggaatggccacccacctccagtgttcttgcctggaaaaccccagggacagaggagcctggcaggctacagtccttggggttgcaaaaagtcggacacgactgagtggctaactcTCACTAGGTCAGTCTGGCTTTTAGAACTCAGAATTGTGTGGAGACAGGGAACATGCAGTATCGAATACTGGAATTAATCAGGTCTGGGTTTGACTGTTCCTATGTGACTTTGAGTCACTGACTTAACCTCTGAGTCTTGGCATCGGATCCTCGTCGGAGGTTGTATTGCTGCCTGGGAAGGTGGCTGAGGCTAAGGGTGATTTAAAAGGCCTGGCTGGATGCAGGCCCCAGTTTCCTTTGCTTCTCAGGTCTGATGGCTTTGGGAGTCACATGACATCTTCTCCGGCCCACTGGAGACAAGTCACAGCAGGACTGGAAGATCCCACAGCCGCTTGCACGCTGTAAAAACCCCCTTGCTATTCAGATAATGTAAAAAACTTCTTGCCAGTTTGGGACCCAGCTCTGGGCTCCCCACACCACAGTCCTCACCTCCCGGGTTCAAGGAAAGTTGCTCCTGGCTCATTCTGGAATGTGGGGGGAGATGGGGGTTGGTGGGAGGTCCCTGAGCATACCCTCACTGAAGACTGGACGCTTTTCCATGTGGGATTGGGATCCACAAGGCTGATCGAATTTTCGGAAAGGGGAGATTGGAGAAGGGTGCAAGAAACGGACTCCTCCAAAGATTCAGGAGCATCTTCATTGACTTCTGGTTACCTGGGCTGTTGGCAGGTgtgggctggggggagggagTTGCAAAATCGGTACAGCAAGGAGAGTCTACCCCTTGGTAGGTGCTCTTGGGGCACCTGGCAAGGCAACACTTCTGGCATGGCTAGCACTCAACAAATATGGAAACTTCCAAGAGTCTGCTGTTTGGCTGCCTATCACAAGGGAGTGAAGTCAGGATGTGCCCCCCGCCTATGTGATGGGAGGCTGGTGCAGGAGATGCTCAGACAGGACCACTTGGCTCCAGAGCCATTTCTGCTTTTAGAATACTGGTgcgggtttgtttttttttttttttttttattaaagaagagaataaagcatttgtaaatatatttctcTCATGTATACTTCAAAGATGACGCTGGTCGGCAGCTACAGAAGTAGGGAGCAAAGAGGCAGGAGCCGTTCCCCCACCTGTCCTGTCCCACTCCACCCCCTCCACCCTAGATGACAGAGACACATGGAGGGCTGGGAACTGTCTGGCTCCAAAGGACGAAAGCTTCCAAGATATGTGAACGGAAGGACCAGCTGACAGGTCTCATCACAGTGCCGCCCGGAGAGCAGGGTGGTGCCTccagggaggctgggaggctTGTTAAGAAAACCCCTTAGAAACAGATAAGGCATGAAGGTTCCCCACTGGGCTCCCAGCACAGAGGCCAGGGCCACTGACTTCCCTCCTCCAATCCCTAGGGTCTCAGGATGGGCGGTAGAAAGAATGGGGAGCCCTGAAGGGCAAGCTGGGGATCTGGGCCTCTCTTAGCTGAAGCTGGATCTTCTGAAGCCTTAACATAAGATAAAGTCCCTGACCCTCCTGGGTCCTCAAAAGCCCCCCACAAAGCTGAGTGGTTACAAGCAGGCATTTTATGGGGAGGAGGAGACGCGCTCCCCATCTGGTCCCATTTCAGCACTGCCCAGGGTGGGGTAGCATCCTGGGGGGGGCGCAGTAAAGGGGGGCAGGGGAGGATGCTGGGGCCATGGGCTGGTGGCACATGCCCAGGACATTCTGGGGGTGGCACTCATGACCTGCGGTGGGGTGGGCCTGGTGGTGGGGAGCGTGGGGGTGAACGAGACACATTGTGGTCCCTGAGATGGGGACAGGCAGAGGCCAAGCTCGGTGAGTCAGAGGAGGCATGCAGAGATGGGAGCTCCCATCTCCTGGACCCCTGGAAGGCTTGATACCCAGAAGGCATTTCTGGGGCTGGAACCCGGGGAGGCTGGCTCTGAGTTGATTGGCTACAGATCTGCGGTGGGCTGAGGGTGTCCAGGGACAAGCCCACCCTCACCAGGACTGGCATCGAGGGTCGCTCAGGCCTGGCTCAGGCTTTCTGCTCTGCCTGGCAGGGGCCATCTCTGACCTGGTCAGGACCCTTGAGGCAGGACAGCTGGTACGAAGGGAATGACAGCGTGTCACAGCTGGGGAGAAGCAGTGGATGGTCCGGGAGACCCCTAGAACCTGCAACAGCTGGCTCTGGGGTCCCCCTTCAAGTGTTTCCAGTTGTGGCGAGGGGGGGTCAAGGAGAACTTGCCTTGCAAAAAAATCTCTCAGGAAAACCAgcgttgaaaaaaaaaagtcaacggGTCCAGAATGGCTTTCAGAAGCTTGGCCACAAATCTGAGAGCAAGGCCTGGGGttagggggcagggctgggagagcTGAGAATCCCCAGGGGAGTAGGGACTTTTGGCTTGCAATCTGTGGGCTGCGCCTGGGGGCTGGCGCCGGTGACGGAGGATCCTGGGTCGCGAGGAAGGCCTCCATCATCAGCAGAGAGTGGATTTCCCTATGTGCTCCCTGGGTCAGAGGACAACCTCCCTCGGGGGTGTATTGCTGCTAAAAGGGCTCCCTCACTCACCAGAGGCTGCAGGGCCCAGGTTCAAGGGACCCCCACTGGCCTGACCCAGGGGGGGAAACCGTCACTTGCTGCTGTGCGTCTTGACTTTGGTGGCGTTGATGTCGGCCTTGGTCTTCTGGATCCTGGAGAAGATCTCCTTGAAGAGAGCCTTGTACTCGGGCTGGCTCTGTTCCAGCCGCTTATCCACGGCCTCCACGTGCTGGCTGAGGCTCTTCTCCGCCTTGGTCTCCCCCAGGCCCTCCTCGCCAGCCCGCAGGTCCCTCCAGGAGCTGTCCCGGGAGATGGGCCGCGAGGTCTGCACCCCCGCGTGCCGCACCCCGGCCCCGTGCTGCCGGCACTTGCTCAGCAGCTCCTCGTACTTCTCCAGCAGCGCGTGGTACTGCTCGTCCACCTCGCGCAGGATGGACATGCCCCGCTTGCGCACGCTGTTGGCGTGCAGCGTGAGGTTGCCCGCATGCCGGCTGGCCGGGTCTTTGGCCACGATGGCGTTGAGCGCCGTGTCGCTGCAGCTCTTGCGCACGGCGTGGCCGGGGGAGGCGGCCGGAGAGGAGACCCCGTCCTGGGGGCCTGAGTCGTCGCCGATGCCTGGCTGGGGGTCGTCGGCTTCGGGCGCCTGGGTGAGGGGCGCCAGCAGGGCCTCGGCCAGGTGGTCCTCCCGGCCCAGCAGGTAGGTCTTGGCTTGCTTCATCTGCTGTAGCTCCAGCAGCTCGGCCTCCAGCTCCTGCACGCGGAAGCGGCAGCCCTCCATCTCGCACAGCTGCCGCTCCAGCTCCGAGTACTCCTGGAGCACCGCTGCATACTCGCGCTCCGCCCGCTCCTTGCGCTGCCGCTCCTGGCTCACCTGGGAGCGCAGCACGCCCACCAAGGTCTGCAGCCGCTCGTTCTCCTGCTCCAGGGGACGCGGGCCCAGCTCCAGGGAGGAGCTGTGCAGGCGGAAGGCATCTTCACACCTGGGAAGGAGCAGGGGCAGGTGGGCAGATGGCGAGGGCGCGCGCGGGCCAGGCCCTTGGAGCTCAGCTGCATCTCTCTGCCCCACTGGGCTGCATGCTCTGCCCACTAGAGTCACTCCCGCGCCTTCTCCCCCGGCTCTCTGCCCTGGGAGCTTGCCCTTCGCTTCAGCCAGGTGTCCTGGCTCTCTCTTGGGTTCAGCCGATGGGCGCTACCGGCAGGAGTTCCAGGGGTAGGAGCAGAGAGAGGTTGCAGGGAATGTCTCTCCCTGGGCTTCCTCCCTGGTTACTGTGGGGCAGGCAGGAAGCCTGCTCCATGCCCTCTGGGTTCCAGTATCCTCCCTTCTCCTGGTCCCTTTGGTCTCAGGATGGTATCAGCTCTTGACTATTGCAACCCCAGGGTGTAGCAGTGTCCACCTAGTTTCCCCACACCTTGCCCACACCTCTTTATTGATCTGTCCTCAATTACCCTGGGAGGGGCGCTGTCTGTCTCTTGCCAGGAACTTTATTGAAACACCCATTAAATCCACGGTGtgtattcttcttttaaaaaaaaaaattggctgtgccgagtcttaGATCGTCAATCTttattgcagcatgcaggatcttcagttgtggcgtGTGAGATCTAGTTACCTAACGGTGGATCGAATCCAAGCCCCCTGAATTgtgagcgtggagtcttagccactggacgacCACCAAAGTCCCCCACTGTTTAAGTCATCCCAATTCAAAAGGCTTAATGGGAACTGAAAGGGACGGTGGTTCGTCCCTCCTGACTTCTGACTTACTAAGCAGGTGACCTCGgagtctcaatttcctcttctgaGTAGCGGGGATGATAAACCACACCTCACCGTATTGCCATGAGAATTAAGTCACTGAGCGGTGTGGTGGGCACGTGGCCAGGGCTCTCAGCGCCAGCTGCTGACTGCTGTTAGCTCCACGACCTGCCTCTGCAATAGCCCAGAGGATGCACCgaccctcctcccacctgctgCCCGGTGCCCACCCTGCCTTCCCCTCACCCCGTGGAGATGGGCCCAGCGCACCCTCACCTACCGGGGGCTGGTGCACAGCTCCTTGAGGCAGGGGAAGGTGTGGATGGTGCGCCTGCGTTCGCGCTTCTCCCGCCGCACGCGCAGCTGCTCCAGGTCCCGCAGCTGCTCCACCTGAGCCTGCAGCTCCTCCACCTGGGTCTGCAGGCGCTCAATGGTCTCTGTCAGCCTGGGGTGGAGTGGGGCACACACGGATGGGAGGGACGCTCAGGGGACAGGGCCAGCCCTCCTCACCGAAGCCCTGGGGGGCTTGGGGCTGGGGCCAGACAGGCAACCTTGAGCCACACTGCCTGGGGCTGAGGTCAGACGAGGAATTCCTTGGGCAGCCAAGGACCCACGCTTCTGCTCCACCTCCCAGGCTGAGCCGACACTTCTCCGTGTTTCCTCCCtccgtttctttcttttttaatgtatctacttatttatttaaatttactcatttattaagtatttatttacttatttggctgtgccaggtattagttgcagcacacagaatcTTTGATCTTAgtctcggcatgtgggatctttggttatcacctgtgggatctagttccctggccagggatcaaacctgggccccctgcattggaagcgaggagtcttagccactggatcaccagaaggctcttttctttcttttctttttaaagatttttactttatttaattgggcttccctggtagctcagctggtaaagaatccacctgcaatgtgggagacctgggtttgatacctggattgggaagatcccttggagaagggaacggctatccacaccagaattctggcctggagaattccatgggctgtatagtccatggggtcgaaaagagttggacaagactgagcaactttcactctcacttaattaatttatatttattttggggcCATACAATGtgcaaaatcttagttccctgatctgggatcaaacctgtatctcctgcagtggaagtgcagagtcttaaccactggaccacctgggaagtcctgtctCCTCCGTTCCTTGTACACCCTTCTATCACTTATCACTTTGCACTGCAATAAAATATTCACATACCTGCCTTCCCTCCCAGAGGGCGGGACAGTGTCTTTGCATCCCCATCACTATATTTTCCCTAAAACAGAGCCTGGAGTATAGTTGGTGCTTAAAGACGGGTTGTGGCcggaatgttcagttcagttcagttcagttcagtcgctcagtcgtgtccgactctttgcgaccccatgaatcgcagcacgccaggcctccctgtccatcaccaactcccagagttcactcagactcacgtccatcgagtcagtgatgccatccagccatctcattctctgtcgtccccttctcctcctgcccccaatccctcccagtatcagagtcttttccaatgagtcaactcttcgcatgaggtggccaaagtactggagcttcagctttagcatcattccttccaaagaaggaaTGTTAAACCAGCCCAAATCAATGAGGGCAAAGTTACTACCATCCCAGGTTCCCAGACCTGGGCTTTTGGTAGAAGGAATCTGAGTCACACccactggcacacacacacacacacacacacacacacacacaggtacacccAGCCCTGGGGCCTCCCCCTTACCATCCCACATCCAAGTTCCCAGCTCCACCCGGCCCTCACCCGTGGATCTTCTGCTGGGCCACCTTACTCTCCAGCACCAGCTTCTGATTGGTCAGCTCCAGGTCTCGGGCCGCCAGGTCCAGCTGCTCGTACACTTTGGCGTGCTGTTCATTCACGTGCCGCAGCGTGTCCAGCTGTTTGGTCAGGTACTGGgggatgggggtaggggtgggataGTTACCTTTCAGAACTGGGTTGGGGAAAATGTCTCTGCCTGGGCCCTCCTCCCACTTTCAGGAACAGGTTTGCTTTCGGGTATTCATCTGCAGCGGAGGGAGGGGGTCGAGCTGGTGGTTCAACGGGGCTGCCTGGGACAGTTGTGCAGGTTGTGGACTGCACAAGGCTTTTGGGTCAAGGCTGGGTCTGCTAAGATGGGGTACCTTTTCCTAAGCTGCACACAGGTACACACAGACTAAGGGGCCCTCGATGGGCTGGGGAGCATGTATAGGGCCCAGGGGGCCCCTCACCTCGATCTCCTGCACTTGCTCCTCGTTAGTGGAGTACATCTGCTGTAGAGACTCCTCTAGCTCCTTGTTCCTCTCCAGCAGCGTCTTCCCCAGCTCTGCGGCCAAATGCAAGTCTGGTGGGGAGGTGACAGAGGGTGGGAGGAGCATGAGCAACAGAGAATGGAGTCAGAAGACCCCTCCCATTCCTGTTCTGAACATTTGCTCTGGGCTAAGCCTTGGGGACCTGGAGAGAACCAGGACCCAGGGGCCGCCTCTGGGGAGACTCTAAGCCTGGAAGGAGATGTAAGCCATGAGGAGACCTGTGCATTGGCCTGGAATGCCCTCTCCCCAGACACTCCTAGAGTTCCTCTCTGTGCCCTCAAGTCTGTGCTttaatgtcacctcctccaggaagcctttctcaaacactgattcaaaattgcaccctcccccacccccacgccctccctgcttcatttttctccttagcTCCTATCACTAACTTACCCAACAATTTGCTCATTAACTTGCTCCTGCCCCTTGACTAGTGGTAAGCTTAAAGGGTAGGGATTTTGCCTGTTTCAGTCACTGATACCCTGAGGACTTAGAACAATACCCGGCACAGAGCAGGTGAATAATAAATCTTTTTTGAAAGAACGAGTGAGTGGAATGTGATAAGAGCATCAGTATAAgctaaacgaagatcatggcatccagtcccaccacttcatgggaaacagatggggaaacagtggaaacagtgtcagactttatttttctgggctccaaaatcactacagatggtgactgcagccatgaaattaaaagacgcttactccctggaaggaaagttatgaccaacctagatagcatattcaaaagcagagacattactttgccaacaaaggtccatctagtcaaggctatggtttttccagtggtcatgtatggatgtgagagttggactgtgaggaaggctgagtgccgaagaattgatgcttttgaactgtggtgttggagaagactcttgagagtcccttggactgcaaggagatccaaccagtctattctgaaggagatcagccctgggatttctttggaaggaatgatgctaaagctgaaactccagtactttggccacctcatgcaaagaattgactcattggaaaagactctgatgctgggagggattgggggcaggaggagaaggggatgacagaggatgagatggctggatggcatcactgactcaatgtatgtgagtctgagtgaactccgggagttggtgatggacaggaaggcctggcgtgctgcaattcatggggtcacaaagagtcggacacgactgagcgactgatctgatctgataagctaagtcactttcagtcgtgtccaactctgtgtgaccccatagacagcagcccaccaggctccccgtccctgggattctccaggcaagaacactggagtgaaaaaaaaaaaaaaagaacactggagtgggttgctatttccttctccaatgcatgaaagtgaaaagtgaaagtgaagtcgctcagtcctatccgactcttcgagaccccatggactgcagcctatcaggctcctccgcccatgggattttccagggaagagtattggagtgggagCATCAGTATACAGAGGGGCAAAGTGccctgggagatagggaagggaGAGTTCACGGCGTGGATGGTGGGAGTCTCAGACAAGGAGCAGCTTTGGAGGTGGGCTTGGAAGGACGCCCGGAGCTCACTGAAGAGGGGAGGGGGTGGAAGGGTTTGCTGGCTATTAGAACTGGACCAGGCTTCAAAGCCTGGTCTGTCTTTAGGGGGCTGTGTGGTGGAGAGGAGCAGGGGTTAGAAGGAAGTGGCAGGTGCCAGAATCCCTAAAAATTATCTCAAGTGGGTCTGGAGTTGGGTGAGAGTATCAtgacatttatggcagaaagtgaagaggaactcaaaagcctcttgatgaaagtgaaagtggagagtgaaaaatttggcttaaagctcaacattcagaaaacgaagatcatggcatccggtcccatcacttcatgggaaatagatggggaaacaatggaaacagtgtcagactttattttttgggctccaaaatcactgcagatggtgactgcagccgtgaaattaagaggtgcttactccttggaaggaaagttatgaccaacctagataacatattcaaaagcagagatattactttgccaacaaaggtccgtctagtcaaggctatggtttttcctgtggtcatgtatggatgtgagagttggactgtgaagaaggctgagtgccgaagaattgatgcttttgaactgtggtgttggagaagactcttgagagtcccttggactgcaaggagatccaaccagtccattctgaaggagatcagccctgggatttctttggaaggaatgatgctaaagctgaaactccagtactttggccacctcatgcgaagagtggactcattggaaaagactctgatgctgggagggattgggggcaggaggagaaggggatgacagaggatgagatggctggatggcatcactgactcaatgtatgtgagtctgagtgaactccgggagttggtgatggacagggaggcctggcgtgctgcgattcatggggtcgcaaagagtcggacatgactgagcgactgatctgatctgatctgatctgatcatgacATTTGGAGTGGATATTCCCACATATATATGCCTAACTCCTTTCAGACACAAAGGGTAATGAATAAGATAAtgaagaaggacctactgtataccacaggtgcacgcatgctaagtcgcttcagtcgtgtccgactcttggtgattctatggactgtagcccaccaggctcctctgtccaagggattctccaggcaagaatactggagtgggttgccatttccttctccagggatcctccccatccagggaccaaacctgcaccaccttatgtctcctgcattggtatgcgggttctttgccactaatgccacctgggaagcccatagcacAGGTGAGTCTACTTAatactttgtaatgacctatatgggaagagaatctaaaaaaagagtagatatatatctaactgattcactttgccgtagagcagaaactaacacaacactgcaaatcaactctactccaataaattaaaaaaaaaaaaagaagcaaagagtagtatatatatatatatatatatatatatatatatatatatatatattattcacttatatttaaatatatatttataagggAAGCCAAGAATCACATTGTAGTCTCAAAGAGGAGGGCAGGTCAGTTTCTGCTGTGTGCTTGGTGGAAATTCAGCAGGACCAACCACCCCTGGTTCATGATGAGGGAGGCATACCAGCTCCCTTTTCTCTGTAATGAGATGGTGAGCATTTGGCTCATCCACAAACCCTTTCAAATAACTCAGgtataaatggaaaaacagaagGTGACACTCAatacagctttttatttttttgccttgggaactgggtcaggtggtctgcaaTGGGGCCATTTCTACTGAtgctgtctcctgccttggcttcGAGGGACAGGCTCTGTGGATGACCTGCATGAAACTCCTGAAACTTAAGCTAGAGTTTCAGGGCCTTCAGTCACAGTTAAGGCCGAGAACAACTGCACTTTATGCTTTTTCTTCCAGGTAGGCATCTGAGCTGGGTATGTATTCCTACCACCAGCGGGGTGCGCTGGGGTGGCTGCAAGTCACACTATAACCTGGGGATGTTGAAGGCAGAGAATGTGACCAGAGCCGCCTAGTGATTCcaaggaaggggaggaagagaaCACAGTGGAAGTagtttggggtgggggagaatctcagggactgtTTCAGGGAACTTGGATCACAGTGGAAGCTAAGCTGGTCAGAGCTGCCAGGAGGCATCATGAGAGAAGTCTACAAGCTTCAGGGCAGGGGACTGAGTGGAGCCAAGTGCTGGGGAAAGGACCCAGCTAGATGAGGGCTGGGGATGACTCTGGGGAGGGTGCAGACCCCAGACCAGAGTGGGAGGGGGGCCTAGGAGTG
Coding sequences within it:
- the CDR2L gene encoding cerebellar degeneration-related protein 2-like → MRRAARMEDFTAEEEEPWYDQQDLEQDLHLAAELGKTLLERNKELEESLQQMYSTNEEQVQEIEYLTKQLDTLRHVNEQHAKVYEQLDLAARDLELTNQKLVLESKVAQQKIHGLTETIERLQTQVEELQAQVEQLRDLEQLRVRREKRERRRTIHTFPCLKELCTSPRCEDAFRLHSSSLELGPRPLEQENERLQTLVGVLRSQVSQERQRKERAEREYAAVLQEYSELERQLCEMEGCRFRVQELEAELLELQQMKQAKTYLLGREDHLAEALLAPLTQAPEADDPQPGIGDDSGPQDGVSSPAASPGHAVRKSCSDTALNAIVAKDPASRHAGNLTLHANSVRKRGMSILREVDEQYHALLEKYEELLSKCRQHGAGVRHAGVQTSRPISRDSSWRDLRAGEEGLGETKAEKSLSQHVEAVDKRLEQSQPEYKALFKEIFSRIQKTKADINATKVKTHSSK